The Dehalococcoides mccartyi CG5 genome contains the following window.
CTAACAAGCGTATGGTAAAGCTGGCAGTGGAGCAGGCCTTTAATGTAACGGTTGAAGATGTAAATATGCTTCACATACCGGGCAAGCAAAAGCGGATGGGTCGCAATCTAATCCAAACCGCAGGGTTGCGTAAAGCCATCATCACTCTCAAAGAGGGTGATAAGATAACTCTATTTGAGGGTGTTTAGTCAAGGAAAGGGTGGTTGATATAAAGTGGCAATAAAGATATATCGCCCTACTTCCCCGGGTCGCCGGCATCACAGTGTTTCCTCCTTTGAGGAAATTACTAAGAGCCGGCCGGAGAGAGCTCTCTTGGTTTCGGTCAAGAATGATTCAGGCCGAAATAACCAGGGGCGCGTAACCGTTCGCCATAGGGGTGGTGGTAGCAAAACACAGATTCGCGTTATAGATTTCAAACGTAATAAGCTGGATGTGCCTGGAAGAGTGGCCGCTATCGAGTATGATCCTAACAGGACTGCCCGTATAGCTCTGGTCTTCTACACTGATGGTGAGAAACGCTATATTTTGGCTCCTTCAGATTTGAAGGTTGGCGATGTGATTATGGCGGGTGAAAATGCTGAGCCCAAGAGCGGCAATGCTCTGCCTCTCAGTTCCATACCCACCGGTACATTCATTCATAATATTGAGATTATCAAGGGCAAGGGCGGCATAATGGTACGCAGTGCCGGTGCTGCCGCTCAGCTGATGGCTAAAGAGGATGATTATGCGCTTGTGCGTTTGCCTTCCGGTGAAATGCGCAAGGTGCGGAGTGATTGCTCTGCTACCGTAGGCCAGATTGGCAATATAGAGCATGGTACCCTTGAAATAGGTAAGGCTGGGCGCAACCGCCACTTGGGTTGGAGACCGACTGTCAGAGGTTCTGCCATGTCACCCAACAACCATCCTCACGGCGGTGGTGAATGTCGCTGTCCTATTGGTATGACCGGGCCGAAAACTCCCTGGGGTAAACCGGCTTTGGGTTATCGTACCCGCAAGGCTAAATACTCTGACAAACTTATCGTGAAGCGGAGGGGGTAAAGAATAATGTCACGTTCTGTTAAAAAAGGGCCGGCTCTTTGCCCTAAACTTATGAAAAAAGTGGAGGTAGCCAGTGCTACCAACCAGAAGTCCATTATCAAGACTTGGGCTCGCTGGTCCACCATTACCCCGCTCATGGTTGGTTTGAATGTGGGTGTACATGACGGCAGACGCCACGTGCCCATATACATAACCGAAAACATGGTAGGGCATAAGCTGGGAGAATTTACCACCACCAGAAATTTCCGCGGTCATGCTAAAGCGGAAAAGGTATCTCAGGTAAAATAGTGAAGTTAACCGGGTAGGGTAGGTTATAAAATGGAAGTAAAAGCAATAGTAAAGGACACCGGATATTCAGCGCTTAAGGTAAGACTGTGCGTTGATCTGGTCCGTGGCAAGAAAGTAAGTGAGGCTATTACATTGCTTCGCTTTATGACCTCGCCTACGGCCAAGGTAGTATCCAAAGTAATAAAATCAGCCGCAGCTAATGCGGAGAATAATTTCCAAATGAATCCGGCTGATTTAAAAATATCACAGATTTATGCAGATGAAGCGCGAATGCTCAAGCGGATGCGTCCTCAGGCCAGAGGCCGGGTTTCGCCAATATTAAAGCGCTCCAGCCATATAACTGTTGTCGTGGCTGACTAGGAGGGTTAATGGGACGCAAAGTTCATCCAATCGGGTTTAGACTTGGCATTATTAAAGACTGGAGTGCTAAATGGCACGCCAGTGATAAAAACTTTGCCGAATGCCTTACTGAAGATCTTAAACTTCGCAAGGCTATCTCAAAGAAGTATGTAGATGCCGCTATCTCTCAGGTAGATATTGAGCGCCAGTCCAACAAAGTGACCGTTTCCGTCCGGACTGCACGGCCGGGTATTGTAATCGGACGCGGCGGTCAGCGTGTTGATGAAATGCGCCATTTCCTGGAAGATTTAATTGGCAAAAAGGTTCAGTTGAATATTGTAGAAATATCTCAGGCTGAGCTTGACGCCTTTCTGGTTGCCCGGAGTGTGGCAGAGCAGATTGAACGCCGTGTTGCTTACAGGCGTGCCATGAAGCAAGCCATTTTCCGCAGCATGCAGGCTGGTGCCAAGGGTATTAAAATATGTGCCTCAGGTCGTCTGGGCGGCGTAGAAATTGCCCGGCGCGAGGTAATGCACGAGGGGCGTGTTCCTTTGCACACCCTGAGAGCTGACATTGATTACGGATGCACCAGGGCTCACACTGCCCTTGGTGATGTAGGTATAAAGGTATGGGTATACCGTGGTGATATCCTGCCCGAAGCTAAAGAGAAATCTGAATCCGAAGTAACGGAAATGGCTGCTGTTATGGCTGATGCTCCTGCCGCAGTTGTTACCGAAACCAAGGTTGCTGATATTGCGGCCAAACCCAAGAGGGTTGTTAAGAAGGCCGAAGCTGAGATTCCCGCTGAAGAAAAACCCAAGCGTGTAGTCAAAAAAGCTGAGAACATAACCAAGGAAGAGGAATAATATGCTCCAACCCAAGCGTGTTAAGTTTAGGAAGGTACAGCGCGGGCGTCGTGACGGGGCTGCCCATAAAGGCAACACAGTTGCTTTCGGTGAATTTGCTTTGCAGTCTCTTGAGGCCGGCTGGATTACCGCCCGCCAGATAGAGGCTACACGCCGGGCAATCACCCGTTATATCCGCCGCGGCGGTCAGGTTTGGATACGGATTTTCCCTGACAAACCCATTACCAAGAAACCGGCTGAAACCCGTCAGGGTGGAGGTAAAGGTGCTCCGGAAGAATGGGTAGCGGTAGTAAGGCGTGGCCGGATAATGTTTGAAATCGGCGGGGTAACCCCTGAAGCAGCCAAAGAGGCTATGCGGCTTGCGTCTTATAAAATGCCGGTAAAGACCCGTTTTGTGGCTCGTGATATACCCGTAGTTGCGGGAGAAACTGAAGTTGAGGAGGCTGAGTAATATGAATATAAGTGATATTCGCGGCCTTTCTGATACTGAAATAAAGAAGAAGCTTGAAGATTCCCATAAGGAGCTTTTTGAGCTCAGACTGAAGCTTTCTACCAGGCAGTTAGTAAATCACCGAGAGCTTCCCCGGGTAAAAAATGACATTGCCCGCATTCTAACCGTAATGCGTGAGCGCGAACTGCAGATAAGGTAGGACTGATATGGAGATAAAAAACAAAACCCGAATCGGTCATGTGATCAGCGATAAGATGGAAAAAACCATTGTGGTGGGTATTGATGTAGTCAAACGTCATCCCCTTTACAAAAAGACTTATCGCCGGACTATGAAATATCTGGTTCATGATGAAAAAAACGAAGCTAAAATTGGTGATATGATTGAAATAGTTGAATGCCGCCCCATCTCTAAGGGGAAATACTGGCGGCTCAGCAAGATAATCACCAAGGGCCACATTGTTGCGGCTCAGGAAGCATAGTTCTGGAGAGAAGAGATGGTTCAACAGTATACCAGGTTAAACGTAGCAGATAATACCGGCGCTAAGAAAATAATGTGCATCAACGTTTTGGGCGGAAGCCACAAAATACAAGCTAAAGTTGGTGATGTTATAGTAGCTGCGGTAAAAAAATCCAGCCCTGATGCCCAGGCTAAATCCGGCACGGTGGTAAAGGCTGTTGTGGTACGCATTACCAAGCCTTATGCCCGCCCGGATGGCTCTTATATAAAGTTTGATGATAACGCTGCAGTTATTCTGAATGACAAGATGGAGCCCAAAGGCACCCGTATTTTTGGCCCGGTGGCCCGCGAGCTTCGTGATAAAAAATTCACCAAGATCTTGTCGCTGGCGCCTGAGGTATTGTAGAGGTACTTAGATGAGACTGAAGAAAAACGATAACGTGCTGGTAATTGCCGGTAAGGACAAGGGTAAAACCGGTAAGGTTCGTTACGCCTATCCCCGTACTGACAGAGTACTAGTGGAGGGCGTGAACATGATAAAGCGGCATTCACGTGCCAAAGGTCAGGCCAAACAGGCCGGCATTATTGAACGTGAAGCTCCTTTACATGTTTCAAATTTGATGTTGCTTTGCAGTAAATGCAACAAACCGGCTCGTATTGGCAGCCGGGAATTGGCGGACGGTAAAAGTGTACGCTACTGCAAATCCTGCAATGAGGTAATTGACTAATGCTTAAGGTAGAGGAACGTTACACTAACGCTGTACCTGAACTTCAAAAGTTCTTCAATTATGGGAATATTATGCAGGTGCCCAAGCTGGTAAAAGTGGTTATAAACACCGGTGTAGGCGAGGCTGTATCCAACTCCAAGGCAATGGAAACTGCGGAAGCAGACATTGTTGCCATTGCTGGGCAGCA
Protein-coding sequences here:
- the rplB gene encoding 50S ribosomal protein L2; the protein is MAIKIYRPTSPGRRHHSVSSFEEITKSRPERALLVSVKNDSGRNNQGRVTVRHRGGGSKTQIRVIDFKRNKLDVPGRVAAIEYDPNRTARIALVFYTDGEKRYILAPSDLKVGDVIMAGENAEPKSGNALPLSSIPTGTFIHNIEIIKGKGGIMVRSAGAAAQLMAKEDDYALVRLPSGEMRKVRSDCSATVGQIGNIEHGTLEIGKAGRNRHLGWRPTVRGSAMSPNNHPHGGGECRCPIGMTGPKTPWGKPALGYRTRKAKYSDKLIVKRRG
- the rplN gene encoding 50S ribosomal protein L14 translates to MVQQYTRLNVADNTGAKKIMCINVLGGSHKIQAKVGDVIVAAVKKSSPDAQAKSGTVVKAVVVRITKPYARPDGSYIKFDDNAAVILNDKMEPKGTRIFGPVARELRDKKFTKILSLAPEVL
- the rpsQ gene encoding 30S ribosomal protein S17, which translates into the protein MEIKNKTRIGHVISDKMEKTIVVGIDVVKRHPLYKKTYRRTMKYLVHDEKNEAKIGDMIEIVECRPISKGKYWRLSKIITKGHIVAAQEA
- the rpsC gene encoding 30S ribosomal protein S3 produces the protein MGRKVHPIGFRLGIIKDWSAKWHASDKNFAECLTEDLKLRKAISKKYVDAAISQVDIERQSNKVTVSVRTARPGIVIGRGGQRVDEMRHFLEDLIGKKVQLNIVEISQAELDAFLVARSVAEQIERRVAYRRAMKQAIFRSMQAGAKGIKICASGRLGGVEIARREVMHEGRVPLHTLRADIDYGCTRAHTALGDVGIKVWVYRGDILPEAKEKSESEVTEMAAVMADAPAAVVTETKVADIAAKPKRVVKKAEAEIPAEEKPKRVVKKAENITKEEE
- the rplX gene encoding 50S ribosomal protein L24; translated protein: MRLKKNDNVLVIAGKDKGKTGKVRYAYPRTDRVLVEGVNMIKRHSRAKGQAKQAGIIEREAPLHVSNLMLLCSKCNKPARIGSRELADGKSVRYCKSCNEVID
- the rpsS gene encoding 30S ribosomal protein S19, with the protein product MSRSVKKGPALCPKLMKKVEVASATNQKSIIKTWARWSTITPLMVGLNVGVHDGRRHVPIYITENMVGHKLGEFTTTRNFRGHAKAEKVSQVK
- the rpmC gene encoding 50S ribosomal protein L29, translated to MNISDIRGLSDTEIKKKLEDSHKELFELRLKLSTRQLVNHRELPRVKNDIARILTVMRERELQIR
- the rplV gene encoding 50S ribosomal protein L22; translated protein: MEVKAIVKDTGYSALKVRLCVDLVRGKKVSEAITLLRFMTSPTAKVVSKVIKSAAANAENNFQMNPADLKISQIYADEARMLKRMRPQARGRVSPILKRSSHITVVVAD
- the rplP gene encoding 50S ribosomal protein L16 encodes the protein MLQPKRVKFRKVQRGRRDGAAHKGNTVAFGEFALQSLEAGWITARQIEATRRAITRYIRRGGQVWIRIFPDKPITKKPAETRQGGGKGAPEEWVAVVRRGRIMFEIGGVTPEAAKEAMRLASYKMPVKTRFVARDIPVVAGETEVEEAE
- the rplW gene encoding 50S ribosomal protein L23; this translates as MNLYEVLRRPLISEKNSVHATQNKYAFEIAKGANKRMVKLAVEQAFNVTVEDVNMLHIPGKQKRMGRNLIQTAGLRKAIITLKEGDKITLFEGV